The following are from one region of the Methanococcoides methylutens genome:
- a CDS encoding MazG nucleotide pyrophosphohydrolase domain-containing protein codes for MEISEFQKLMYDLYAHNDKRRGAAATTLWLVEEIGELAEAVRREDMENLREELADCFAWIGALANLFDIDLEEAFLEKYPLVCPTCGKNPCICTD; via the coding sequence ATGGAGATCTCAGAATTCCAGAAACTGATGTACGATCTGTACGCACACAATGATAAACGTAGAGGAGCTGCTGCCACCACTCTCTGGCTGGTCGAAGAGATCGGGGAACTGGCAGAGGCAGTTCGCAGGGAGGACATGGAAAACCTGAGGGAAGAGCTTGCAGATTGTTTTGCCTGGATAGGCGCTTTGGCAAACCTCTTTGATATCGACCTCGAGGAAGCATTCCTGGAGAAGTATCCGCTTGTCTGTCCTACATGCGGAAAGAACCCATGCATTTGTACTGACTGA